In one window of Tellurirhabdus rosea DNA:
- a CDS encoding helix-turn-helix domain-containing protein, with product MEIGNRLQQLIDALDVSVLEFARQLGEKRGEKVYHILHGRLKPRYETLQKILQAYPQVNADWLLRGEGLMFRTLPQTPLAAITLDERLRNMEFLLFQLNERVGLLQQTNDLLRQELEEMKDKMC from the coding sequence ATGGAGATAGGAAACCGACTGCAGCAATTAATCGACGCACTCGACGTTAGTGTATTGGAGTTTGCCCGGCAGCTTGGCGAAAAACGGGGAGAAAAAGTTTACCATATTCTCCACGGGCGGCTCAAACCTCGTTACGAAACCCTGCAGAAAATTTTACAGGCGTACCCTCAGGTCAATGCCGACTGGCTGCTGCGCGGCGAGGGGCTGATGTTCCGCACACTCCCGCAAACGCCCCTGGCGGCAATCACCCTTGACGAACGCCTGCGAAATATGGAATTTTTGCTGTTTCAGCTGAACGAACGGGTCGGCCTGCTGCAGCAGACCAACGACCTGCTTCGGCAGGAACTGGAAGAGATGAAGGATAAGATGTGCTAA
- a CDS encoding tyrosine-protein phosphatase, protein MFSFFTRRKERFTHSDYGFLGIDIHSHLIPGIDDGVPDVETALACLRKLKEIGYRKVVTTPHIIQDLHPNTSEGIRRGLDKLRQAVREENLGMEVDAAAEYLLDDHFINLLQKDDVLTFGPRYLLFELPFAIPPLNLESLVFQMMTRGYQPILAHPERYTYLHSHPERLNALKEQGCLFQLNILSLAGQYGSRIQQQARKLVEHGMIDLLGSDMHRLRDAEKMEQLLKSKELAVLGGREFLNATLL, encoded by the coding sequence ATGTTTTCATTTTTTACCCGTCGGAAAGAGCGCTTTACGCATTCGGATTACGGGTTTCTGGGTATCGACATTCACTCGCATCTGATTCCGGGTATCGATGACGGCGTGCCCGATGTGGAGACGGCGCTGGCCTGCCTCCGGAAGTTGAAAGAAATCGGTTACCGCAAGGTCGTCACCACACCTCACATCATTCAGGACCTACATCCCAACACGTCGGAGGGTATTCGCCGGGGGCTGGACAAACTCCGCCAGGCGGTCCGCGAAGAAAATCTGGGCATGGAAGTGGATGCCGCCGCCGAGTATCTTCTTGACGATCACTTTATTAACCTGCTCCAGAAAGACGACGTTCTGACGTTTGGTCCCCGCTATCTGCTGTTCGAACTGCCTTTTGCGATTCCGCCCCTGAATCTCGAATCGCTGGTTTTTCAGATGATGACCCGCGGCTACCAGCCGATTCTGGCCCATCCGGAGCGGTACACCTACCTGCATTCGCACCCCGAGCGCCTGAATGCCCTCAAAGAGCAGGGCTGTCTGTTTCAGCTGAATATCCTGTCGCTGGCCGGGCAATACGGGTCCCGCATCCAGCAGCAGGCCCGCAAGCTGGTCGAGCACGGCATGATTGATTTGCTGGGCAGCGATATGCACCGTTTGCGTGATGCCGAAAAAATGGAACAGTTATTGAAGTCGAAAGAACTGGCCGTACTGGGCGGACGGGAGTTTCTCAACGCCACGTTGCTGTAA